A stretch of the Ascaphus truei isolate aAscTru1 chromosome 4, aAscTru1.hap1, whole genome shotgun sequence genome encodes the following:
- the TRIM54 gene encoding tripartite motif-containing protein 54, translated as MNFAVGFKSLAGDTQTMDNLEKQLICPICLEMFTKPVVILPCQHNLCRKCANDVFQASNPLWQSRGSSTVSSGGRFRCPSCRHEVVLDRHGVYGLQRNLLVENIIDIYKQESSRPLNTKSEQHLLCEEHEEEKINIYCLSCETPTCSMCKVFGAHKDCEVAPLSNVYKRQKSELSDGIAMLVAGNDRIQAIISQMEEICKSIEDNSRRHKQLLSQRFDSLYNTLEERKKELLQMITRQQEDKLQCVRGLIRQHGDNLEVTSKLVETAIQSMEESQMAAFLQHAKELIKKITDMSKVSTIDRPEPGYENMDHFCVNVDLVAEMLRTIEFQTDGQGEEEEDGIDTGEGEAAGEEERPAEGH; from the exons ATGAACTTTGCGGTGGGCTTCAAGTCGTTGGCGGGGGACACGCAGACCATGGACAACCTAGAGAAGCAGCTCATCTGCCCCATCTGCCTGGAGATGTTCACCAAGCCCGTGGTGATCCTGCCCTGCCAGCACAACCTGTGCCGCAAGTGTGCCAATGATGTCTTCCAG GCCTCTAACCCCCTGTGGCAGTCTCGTGGCTCCAGCACGGTGTCATCGGGGGGCCGTTTCCGCTGCCCGTCCTGCCGGCACGAGGTGGTGCTGGACAGGCACGGGGTGTACGGGCTGCAGAGGAACCTTCTGGTGGAGAACATCATAGACATTTACAAGCAGGAGTCATCTAG GCCCTTGAACACCAAGTCTGAGCAGCACCTATTGTGTGAGGAGCACGAGGAGGAGAAGATCAACATTTACTGCCTGAGCTGCGAGACCCCGACCTGCTCCATGTGCAAAGTGTTCGGGGCCCACAAGGACTGCGAGGTGGCCCCGCTCTCCAACGTCTACAAGAGACAGAAG AGTGAGCTCAGCGATGGGATCGCGATGCTTGTCGCCGGTAATGACCGAATCCAGGCGATTATCTCCCAGATGGAAGAGATCTGCAAGAGCATCGAG GATAACAGCCGCAGACACAAGCAGCTCCTGAGTCAGCGCTTTGACTCTCTGTATAACACCCTGGAGGAACGGAAGAAGGAGCTTCTCCAGATGATCACACGGCAGCAGGAGGACAAGCTGCAGTGTGTGCGGGGCCTCATCCGGCAACACGGGGACAACCTGGAGGTCACCTCCAAACTAGTGGAGACCGCAATACAGTCCATGGAGGAATCCCAGATGGCAGCATTCCTGCAG CACGCCAAGGAGCTGATAAAGAA GATCACAGACATGTCCAAAGTGTCCACGATAGATCGTCCCGAGCCAGGGTATGAGAACATGGACCACTTCTGTGTCAACGTGGACCTCGTGGCTGAGATGCTGAGGACTATTGAATTCCAGACAG